One window of the Paenibacillus beijingensis genome contains the following:
- the rplU gene encoding 50S ribosomal protein L21: MFAIIETGGKQYKVQQGDVIYIEKLNANEGESVTFDRVLAVSNGEGLVTGTPVVSGATVSGKVEKHGKGQKIIVYKYKAKKNYRRKQGHRQPYTKVTIESIQA, from the coding sequence ATGTTCGCAATTATCGAAACAGGCGGAAAGCAGTACAAAGTTCAGCAAGGAGATGTCATCTACATCGAGAAACTGAACGCAAACGAAGGCGAAAGCGTAACGTTTGACCGTGTTCTGGCCGTATCCAATGGCGAAGGTCTCGTAACGGGAACTCCGGTTGTATCCGGCGCTACCGTTTCCGGCAAAGTCGAGAAACACGGCAAAGGCCAAAAGATCATCGTTTACAAATACAAAGCCAAAAAGAACTACCGCCGCAAACAAGGCCATCGTCAACCGTACACGAAAGTTACGATTGAGAGCATCCAGGCTTAA